From the genome of Symphalangus syndactylus isolate Jambi chromosome 5, NHGRI_mSymSyn1-v2.1_pri, whole genome shotgun sequence, one region includes:
- the TMPRSS3 gene encoding transmembrane protease serine 3 isoform X3 yields MGENDPPAAEAPFSFRSLFGLDDLKISPVAPDADAVAAQILSLLPLKFFPIIVIGIIALILALAIGLGIHFDCSGKYRCRSSFKCIELTARCDGVSDCKDGEDEYRCVRVSGQNAVLQVFTAASWKTMCSDDWKGHYANVACAQLGFPSYVSSDNLRVSSLEEQFREKFVSINHLLPDDKVTVLHHSVYVREGCASGHVVTLQCTACGHRRGYSSRIVGGNMSLLSQWPWQASLQFQGYHLCGGSVITPLWIVTAAHCVYDLHLPKSWTIQVGLVSLLDNPAPSHLVEKIVYHSKYKPKRLGNDIALMKLAGPLTFNGISGSLCGSAVLPLFQEDLQLLIEAFL; encoded by the exons ATGGGGGAAAATGATCCGCCTGCTGCTGAAGCCCCCTTCTCATTCCGATCGCTTTTTGGCCTTGATGATTTGAAAATAAGTCCTGTTGCACCAG ATGCAGACGCCGTTGCTGCACAGATCCTGTCACTGCTGCCATTGAAGTTTTTTCCAATCATTGTCATTGGGATCATTGCATTGATATTAGCACTGGCCATTGGTCTGGGCA TCCACTTCGACTGCTCGGGGAAGTACAGGTGTCGCTCATCCTTTAAGTGTATTGAGCTGACAGCTCGATGTGATGGAGTCTCAGACTGCAAAGACGGGGAGGATGAGTACCGCTGTG TCCGGGTGAGTGGTCAGAATGCCGTGCTCCAGGTGTTCACAGCTGCTTCGTGGAAGACCATGTGTTCCGATGACTGGAAGGGTCACTACGCAAATGTTGCCTGTGCCCAGCTGGGTTTCCCAAG CTATGTAAGTTCAGATAACCTCAGAGTGAGCTCGCTGGAGGAGCAGTTCCGGGAGAAGTTTGTGTCCATCAATCACCTCTTGCCAGATGACAAGGTTACTGTGTTACACCACTCGGTATATGTGAG GGAGGGATGTGCCTCTGGCCACGTGGTTACCTTGCAGTGCACAG CCTGTGGTCATAGAAGGGGCTACAGCTCACGCATCGTGGGTGGAAACATGTCCTTGCTCTCGCAGTGGCCCTGGCAGGCCAGCCTTCAGTTCCAGGGCTACCATCTGTGCGGGGGCTCTGTCATCACGCCCCTGTGGATCGTCACCGCTGCACACTGTGTTTACGA CTTGCACCTCCCCAAGTCATGGACCATCCAGGTGGGTCTAGTTTCCCTGCTGGACAATCCAGCCCCATCCCACTTGGTGGAGAAGATTGTCTACCACAGCAAGTACAAGCCAAAGAGGCTGGGCAATGACATCGCCCTCATGAAGCTGGCTGGGCCGCTCACGTTCAATGGTATATCTGGGTCTCTATGTGGTTCTGCAGTTCTTCCTTTGTTTCAAGAGGATTTGCAATTGCTCATTGAAGCATTCTTATGA